AGAAGCAACCTCTTCTGGATACCAAGTAGGAACTCGTACTATCGTTGACGTACTTAACGCAACAACACAACTGTATAGCTCAAAACGAAATCTTTCTGACGCTAAATACAACTATTTAACAAGTTTATTACAGTTAAAATATGCAGTTGGAACCTTAACGGCAAGTGATCTAGATTACCTAAACAATATGTTAGGTAAAGAAGTAAGCACACTTGCAACAATAAAATAATTCAATAAAAATTAATAAAAAAGCGATCATCAGATCGCTTTTTTTATTTATCCAAATACTTATTAAGTCATCGCATTAATAATAAAATCGATAAAAATATTGAGCTTAGGCAACCGTTGCTTATCGGCGGTATACAACAAATGGACTTCCCTCGCCGGCGGTAAAAAATTTTGTAAAACTGGGATTAATTTATTTTGTTTAATTGACTCTCTCAACGTCGACTCAGGTAACATCGTAATACCTAACCCTTCAAGGGCGGCCACAGCTAGTGCTGCCGTATTATTACTTTGAAATGATCCTGTAATTGGAACATTAATCAATTCACCATTTATCTTAAACGGCCACAAATTATCTTTTTTGTTTGAATTAACATATTGATAGATCAAACATTGATGCTTTTTCAAATCATCGGGTACTGCTGGCACACCATAACGAGCCAAATAACTTGGCGATGCAGCAAAAATAAGTTGCAAATCACTAAGCTTTCTCGCAATTAATCCCGAATCACTTAAAGAACCGATTCGAAACACCACATCAAAATCATCTTTAACTAAATCAACATAACGATCGTTTAACTGAATATCAATATTCACCTTCGGATAACATTTCATAAAATGGCTAATAACCGGAACCAAATTAAATTGACCATAACTCACCGGTGCACTAATTCTTAAACGAC
This Gilliamella sp. ESL0443 DNA region includes the following protein-coding sequences:
- a CDS encoding LysR family transcriptional regulator, whose protein sequence is MDLVKCMEAFVITVKTGSFAATSISLNTSPQMVAKYILFLENYLGLKLLNRTTRSQNLTEFGKQYYERCLFILSEIKNTKTLAQTYSKEPKGRLRISAPVSYGQFNLVPVISHFMKCYPKVNIDIQLNDRYVDLVKDDFDVVFRIGSLSDSGLIARKLSDLQLIFAASPSYLARYGVPAVPDDLKKHQCLIYQYVNSNKKDNLWPFKINGELINVPITGSFQSNNTAALAVAALEGLGITMLPESTLRESIKQNKLIPVLQNFLPPAREVHLLYTADKQRLPKLNIFIDFIINAMT